One window from the genome of Rubinisphaera margarita encodes:
- a CDS encoding protein kinase domain-containing protein — protein sequence MSSRKQFLSQFRRQLGAAFQSGSSNTRKLVQLTRDLPFGSRLAEYRIIRKIGQGGMGAVYEAEHVELRKSVALKRLHSHLAESTEAQERFRREMQASGVIADPHIVRAHDARFIDGEAVLVLELLRGGDLRRLLKWRAPVSIAAACEIARQAALALDHLDSHGFVHRDIKPSNLFLDIQLNENGTVASCQVKVLDLGLARLRPTAADQTLTGDGQIIGTEDYIAPEQIRGADVDIRADLYSLGCTLYYLIGGRSPFRDSNTTYLKLHAHLYKTPPRLETLVAGVPESLERLVEELLSKSANERGSSPREIADRLSQFSEESELLDLAGKFAEYCGLRADPVDGESSTLDLVPRDVPTGAFRDDAAPRKLDSRKAGRVVLALIGVIAAALLLVAPGKRAEQAAAPKPISATLLRLDRGELQGDRRANPARALFLDGIDDCIRTPFVLKDEYHFTMEMWFTPFGTLDQRKKELISNAEAAGISISLKEDRYLRFLLHDGGTYVEATSEEEVHLGERVHLAAVYDGISLALYVNGRPHGTKVPFRNRHRASPLPLHLGANPDPQLVGRDVETLRDCFRGLIHEFRLSSGVRYVEPFTPQLKLPSDEATEVLYHIDDQNDSSQTVLDRSGNNRHGTIIGATWVDDEDLRGLNPLPQFEWNENLPEPAIAALTTAEAQRVQADWAAALSIPAEQEMPVPGASPLSVRLVPPGEFAMGTDAAGLSMYLAAGDGMLSEGERQRLNAESPRHKVQITRPFYMSVEKVTHEQVLAAFRSEGREWTEWKSYVQAMNLSEDEEELELSEPATRVSWDDATFFCTWLNEQQSGYFVTLPTEAQWEHACRAGTTTDWSVVDADRQALFTMSPEEAIASHSQFLQGGTNAWGLLNMHGTPLEWCRDSYRRTAYSTRTRTDPFVTPVDNYRNLRGGDAQGRPVFSRSAYRHYAPSKIVDPSIGFRVILEMTSE from the coding sequence ATGTCTTCTCGAAAGCAGTTCCTGTCTCAGTTTCGCAGGCAACTCGGTGCGGCTTTTCAGAGCGGTTCGTCGAACACTCGAAAACTCGTCCAGCTCACCCGGGATTTGCCGTTCGGCAGCAGACTCGCCGAGTACAGGATCATTCGAAAGATCGGCCAGGGAGGCATGGGGGCCGTCTACGAGGCGGAACACGTTGAGCTTCGGAAATCTGTCGCCCTGAAGAGGTTGCATTCGCATCTGGCCGAATCCACGGAAGCGCAGGAGCGCTTTCGCCGGGAAATGCAGGCCAGCGGTGTGATTGCGGATCCCCATATTGTTCGTGCTCATGATGCCCGATTCATCGACGGTGAGGCAGTCCTTGTTCTGGAACTGCTTCGGGGAGGTGATCTGCGCCGACTGTTGAAGTGGCGAGCTCCGGTCTCGATCGCTGCGGCTTGTGAAATCGCCCGGCAGGCGGCTTTGGCTCTCGACCATCTCGACAGCCATGGTTTCGTCCATCGCGACATTAAGCCTTCCAATCTCTTCCTTGATATTCAACTGAACGAAAACGGGACGGTCGCGAGTTGTCAGGTGAAGGTGCTCGACTTGGGATTGGCCCGGCTTCGTCCCACGGCTGCCGATCAGACACTGACCGGCGATGGTCAGATTATCGGTACAGAGGACTATATAGCTCCCGAACAGATTCGAGGGGCTGACGTCGACATCAGAGCCGATCTCTACTCGCTCGGGTGTACTCTTTACTATCTGATTGGTGGACGGTCGCCGTTTCGCGATTCGAACACGACCTATCTGAAACTTCATGCTCATCTTTACAAGACGCCGCCCCGGTTGGAAACGCTTGTGGCCGGGGTTCCCGAGTCCCTTGAGCGGCTCGTTGAAGAGCTGCTGAGTAAGTCGGCCAATGAGCGGGGGAGTTCCCCACGGGAGATTGCCGATCGACTTTCCCAGTTCTCAGAGGAGAGTGAGCTTCTCGACCTCGCAGGAAAGTTCGCAGAATACTGCGGGCTGAGAGCAGATCCTGTCGATGGAGAGAGCAGTACGCTCGACCTGGTTCCACGAGACGTCCCGACGGGTGCTTTCCGCGACGACGCGGCTCCTCGAAAACTCGATTCGCGCAAGGCTGGACGAGTGGTGCTGGCCCTCATCGGTGTGATCGCTGCCGCACTGTTATTGGTCGCTCCCGGGAAGCGAGCAGAACAAGCCGCGGCTCCGAAACCAATCTCGGCGACACTGCTCCGGCTCGACAGAGGTGAGTTGCAGGGGGATCGTCGAGCGAACCCTGCACGCGCTCTTTTTCTTGACGGCATCGACGACTGCATCCGCACACCTTTCGTTCTGAAGGATGAATATCACTTCACGATGGAAATGTGGTTCACACCATTTGGAACGCTGGACCAACGCAAAAAAGAGTTGATCTCGAATGCCGAGGCTGCCGGGATCTCGATCTCACTGAAAGAGGATCGTTACCTCCGATTTCTTCTGCACGACGGAGGGACCTACGTCGAAGCGACTTCTGAGGAAGAGGTGCATCTCGGGGAGAGAGTTCATCTCGCGGCTGTTTATGATGGCATCTCTCTGGCCCTGTACGTCAATGGGCGTCCTCATGGGACGAAAGTTCCCTTCCGAAACCGTCATCGGGCCTCACCGCTTCCGCTGCATTTAGGGGCAAACCCGGATCCCCAGCTGGTCGGTCGGGATGTTGAAACTCTGCGAGATTGCTTCCGAGGTCTGATTCATGAATTTCGCCTTTCGTCTGGCGTCCGTTACGTCGAACCGTTTACGCCGCAGCTGAAGTTGCCATCTGACGAGGCGACTGAGGTCCTCTATCATATTGATGATCAGAACGACTCTTCCCAAACCGTGCTGGATCGGAGCGGCAACAACAGGCACGGCACCATCATCGGTGCGACCTGGGTTGATGATGAGGACCTTCGCGGTCTCAATCCGCTTCCTCAGTTTGAGTGGAATGAGAATCTCCCAGAACCTGCGATTGCTGCGCTGACCACCGCGGAAGCTCAGCGCGTCCAGGCCGACTGGGCGGCTGCCTTGTCGATTCCGGCGGAGCAGGAGATGCCCGTTCCAGGAGCGTCGCCTCTTTCCGTTCGACTTGTTCCGCCCGGCGAGTTTGCCATGGGAACTGATGCCGCCGGGTTGTCGATGTACTTAGCAGCGGGCGACGGCATGCTTTCGGAAGGAGAGCGGCAGCGGTTGAACGCAGAGTCTCCCCGTCACAAGGTGCAAATCACGCGGCCCTTTTATATGAGCGTCGAGAAAGTTACTCACGAGCAGGTCCTGGCTGCTTTTAGGAGTGAGGGGCGTGAATGGACGGAATGGAAGAGCTATGTCCAGGCGATGAACCTCTCGGAGGATGAAGAGGAATTGGAACTCTCGGAACCAGCAACGCGGGTCTCGTGGGACGACGCGACCTTCTTCTGTACCTGGCTGAACGAGCAGCAATCCGGTTACTTCGTGACATTGCCCACGGAAGCTCAGTGGGAACATGCCTGTCGAGCGGGAACTACCACGGACTGGTCGGTGGTCGATGCCGACAGGCAAGCGCTGTTCACCATGAGCCCCGAGGAAGCCATTGCGTCGCATTCGCAATTTCTGCAGGGAGGCACGAATGCATGGGGGCTGCTCAACATGCATGGCACTCCACTGGAATGGTGTAGAGATTCCTATCGTCGCACAGCCTATTCGACGAGAACACGAACGGACCCCTTTGTGACGCCGGTCGACAACTATCGCAACCTTCGCGGCGGGGATGCTCAGGGACGTCCCGTCTTCAGTCGGTCAGCCTATCGCCACTACGCCCCGTCGAAGATTGTCGACCCGTCGATCGGGTTCCGGGTCATTCTCGAGATGACGTCTGAGTAG
- the sbnA gene encoding 2,3-diaminopropionate biosynthesis protein SbnA, whose translation MIDLGQRARRLPGIDTHSTNAGRWSEGILDCIGKTPLVRLSRYLDYESPELLVKLESANPGGSAKDRPAALMLADALEKGFIDERTTIVESSSGNMGIGLAQACRYHGLRFLCVVDPHAQSQNIAIIQALGGEVVRVETPINDNFLTARIARVRMLLEENPNSFWPNQYANRCNPMAHELATIQEIDEATGGDFDYLFVATSSTGTAQGCRDYLRKRGRRTKVIAVDAEGSVLFGGTPGKRLVPGLGAGQLPELAEGQVFDRIVRVSDLHCVTGCRRASRREAMLIGGSAGGVLEAVRSLQEEVGSSRVVAILHDSGTRYLDTIFNDEWVEAALGVSRDEVSNRINEPALAPTSKVTE comes from the coding sequence ATGATTGATCTTGGACAGCGGGCTCGGCGTCTTCCCGGCATTGATACACATTCGACCAATGCGGGAAGGTGGTCCGAAGGGATTCTCGATTGCATCGGCAAGACTCCGCTCGTCCGGCTTTCGAGATATTTGGATTACGAGTCGCCGGAGCTGCTCGTGAAGCTGGAGTCGGCAAATCCGGGAGGAAGTGCGAAAGATCGTCCAGCCGCTCTGATGCTGGCGGACGCTCTTGAGAAAGGCTTCATTGATGAGCGGACCACGATTGTCGAGTCGTCATCGGGCAATATGGGTATCGGGCTCGCCCAGGCATGTCGATACCATGGACTGAGGTTTCTATGCGTCGTCGATCCGCACGCCCAATCCCAGAATATCGCCATCATTCAGGCACTTGGCGGAGAGGTGGTTCGCGTCGAGACTCCCATCAACGATAATTTTCTAACCGCCCGAATCGCCCGCGTGCGGATGCTTCTGGAAGAGAATCCGAACAGCTTCTGGCCCAATCAGTACGCCAATCGTTGCAATCCGATGGCGCACGAGTTGGCTACCATCCAGGAGATCGACGAAGCGACTGGCGGCGACTTCGATTATCTTTTTGTCGCCACGAGCAGTACCGGGACAGCTCAGGGGTGTCGCGATTATCTGAGGAAGCGGGGCCGGCGAACCAAGGTGATAGCCGTCGATGCCGAAGGGAGCGTTCTGTTCGGTGGCACGCCCGGCAAACGCCTCGTTCCGGGATTGGGGGCGGGACAGTTGCCCGAGCTGGCGGAAGGTCAGGTCTTCGACCGCATTGTGCGGGTTTCTGATCTTCATTGCGTTACCGGTTGCCGCCGGGCTTCGCGACGGGAAGCGATGCTGATTGGCGGTTCAGCCGGTGGCGTGCTCGAAGCTGTCCGATCGTTGCAGGAAGAAGTCGGGAGTTCGCGCGTTGTGGCCATTCTTCACGACTCGGGAACCCGATATCTCGATACGATCTTTAACGATGAGTGGGTGGAAGCGGCCCTGGGTGTTTCGCGCGATGAGGTATCGAATCGCATCAATGAACCCGCACTTGCTCCGACCAGCAAGGTTACGGAATGA
- a CDS encoding FAD/NAD(P)-binding protein: MSEITFSEKKRDSCTRFAEKPEEFRIAIVGGGPRGLYCLQSLHERLREADPVTLRSSVIVFEPASFPGAGNIYDPGQPHHLRMNFSAGRIDAWPRSEGDIKANSSKLTLVDWLQQRTPGRFNEHSYVPRAIVGEYLHECYRHIEEQLQCCVNFRTVQSPVTGMDRLGTRWRLNASGEEYEFDEVVLTVGHEGWRAPPVEDDSCIDRLVRVFPVTQQLAMSRTPSGQVVGVRGFGLTWIDAALSLTEGRGGHFHQNNGRWHYQPSGREPATIIPFSRTGRPMVAKPDESRFVQPPELNDVWNGGRQRIIEVSRSSESIRTAEELWEPVLEAAAAALNVFSAGAPTGSESVRNWFDRWVGSKIDGDAAFSVMQKSYCVATGQAAPEISWALGAAWRNLYPAIVSAVSHGGLNPAAWSDFREITCEMERIAFGPPAENLGRILALCEADLVDLNYLTASLNASKDTLLLSTTKSEVMLDACVNAVIPSPQQISPQGPMRQLLDAGMISRRSGAEGIDVDRAGRPMRDGLRLTENLAIFGRATEGCILGNDTLSRKLHEHPRHWAREVVARMHARRKLDVGP, translated from the coding sequence ATGAGCGAGATCACGTTTTCAGAGAAGAAACGCGATTCATGCACTCGTTTCGCTGAGAAGCCGGAAGAGTTCCGAATTGCGATTGTTGGGGGCGGGCCGCGGGGGCTTTATTGTCTGCAGTCGCTTCACGAGAGACTCCGTGAGGCTGATCCAGTCACGCTCCGTTCTTCTGTGATCGTGTTCGAGCCAGCGTCTTTTCCAGGAGCGGGGAATATCTATGATCCCGGGCAGCCCCATCATCTCCGGATGAACTTCTCGGCCGGACGGATCGACGCGTGGCCTCGAAGCGAGGGAGACATCAAAGCAAACTCCTCGAAGCTCACTCTGGTTGACTGGCTCCAGCAGAGGACCCCAGGCAGGTTTAATGAACACAGTTATGTGCCCCGTGCGATCGTGGGGGAATATCTCCATGAGTGCTACCGGCACATTGAGGAGCAACTGCAGTGTTGCGTCAACTTCCGTACGGTCCAAAGTCCGGTCACGGGGATGGATCGCCTCGGGACTCGCTGGCGACTCAACGCCAGTGGGGAAGAGTATGAGTTCGATGAAGTCGTACTGACCGTCGGGCACGAAGGCTGGCGAGCTCCTCCCGTTGAAGACGACTCGTGCATTGATCGTCTGGTGCGAGTCTTTCCCGTGACTCAGCAACTGGCGATGTCCCGAACCCCGTCTGGGCAGGTGGTCGGAGTGCGAGGATTTGGTCTGACCTGGATCGATGCCGCCCTGTCGTTGACGGAAGGACGAGGAGGGCACTTCCATCAGAATAACGGCCGTTGGCATTACCAGCCGTCAGGGCGAGAACCGGCGACAATCATTCCGTTCTCACGAACTGGCCGCCCGATGGTGGCCAAGCCGGATGAATCGCGTTTCGTCCAACCACCGGAGTTGAATGACGTCTGGAATGGGGGGCGACAACGAATCATCGAGGTTTCGCGATCGAGTGAATCGATTCGAACGGCCGAGGAACTTTGGGAACCTGTTCTCGAAGCAGCGGCGGCGGCGCTGAACGTGTTTTCGGCGGGAGCACCGACGGGATCGGAATCCGTTCGGAACTGGTTCGACCGATGGGTTGGCTCGAAAATAGATGGGGACGCTGCGTTTTCTGTGATGCAGAAATCATATTGTGTCGCAACAGGGCAGGCCGCTCCGGAGATCAGCTGGGCACTGGGGGCGGCGTGGCGAAATCTCTATCCGGCGATTGTCTCAGCCGTGAGTCACGGCGGGCTCAACCCGGCTGCCTGGTCCGATTTTCGCGAGATCACCTGCGAGATGGAGCGGATCGCGTTTGGACCGCCAGCCGAGAACCTTGGACGAATTCTGGCGCTCTGTGAAGCGGACTTGGTCGACCTCAATTACCTGACGGCTTCGCTGAACGCATCGAAAGATACTCTGCTCCTCTCCACGACGAAGAGTGAAGTGATGCTGGATGCGTGTGTGAATGCCGTTATTCCTTCCCCTCAACAGATCTCTCCACAGGGACCAATGCGGCAGTTGCTTGACGCTGGTATGATCAGTCGACGGAGCGGAGCCGAAGGGATCGATGTCGACCGAGCCGGACGGCCAATGCGGGATGGACTGAGACTGACGGAAAATCTGGCGATCTTCGGTCGGGCGACCGAAGGCTGTATTCTCGGAAATGATACACTCAGTCGCAAACTGCACGAACATCCCCGGCACTGGGCTCGGGAAGTTGTCGCCCGCATGCACGCAAGAAGGAAGTTGGATGTCGGTCCCTGA
- a CDS encoding Y4yA family PLP-dependent enzyme → MSVPESDPQPHSEEAAELRSYCRGTPPLTARLEGWMSSLLEDAPEQIRNAVAEFGSPLNVVATGPFVRNIESLDRVARRHEIDFRVFFARKANKCLSFVDAALQAGAGIDVASEHECAQALSRGSLGSDMVCTAAIKPEALIKLCIEHQVTIVVDNVDELKLACSIASALQRTFPIAIRISGFEHEGEKLFSRFGFDIEEINDLAAVLATLSADVQLVGVHFHLDGYCPRQRVSAICQCLPLIDRLRDLGSPIEFLDIGGGFPMRYLDSEAEWDTFWATHEEAIRGRRESVTWRNHGLGLQAIDGKIVGRWNLYPYYQKLIREEWLDGILASEMRASVTIADAIRQRKLQLRCEPGRSLLDGGGMTVARVEFCKRHPSGEHLIGLAMNRTQCRTGSDDFLVDPILLRQPNAESTSPCEGYLVGAYCTESDSILMRRFRFPNGIGRGDLIVLPNTAGYLMHFLESRSHQFELARNVVLESGNRFCLDAIDAR, encoded by the coding sequence ATGTCGGTCCCTGAATCTGATCCGCAGCCTCACTCCGAGGAAGCCGCCGAACTTCGAAGCTATTGTCGCGGTACGCCACCTCTGACAGCGAGGCTTGAAGGCTGGATGAGCAGTCTTCTGGAGGACGCACCTGAGCAGATTCGCAACGCTGTCGCGGAGTTTGGCTCCCCTTTGAACGTGGTGGCGACCGGGCCATTCGTTCGCAACATCGAATCGCTCGATCGCGTCGCCAGACGACACGAGATTGACTTCCGCGTGTTCTTCGCTCGGAAGGCGAATAAGTGTCTCTCGTTCGTGGATGCCGCATTACAGGCCGGTGCCGGAATCGATGTGGCCAGTGAGCACGAATGTGCTCAAGCCTTGAGCCGGGGAAGCCTGGGCAGCGATATGGTCTGCACCGCGGCCATCAAGCCCGAGGCATTGATCAAGCTCTGCATCGAACATCAGGTCACGATTGTCGTCGATAACGTCGACGAGTTGAAACTGGCCTGTTCAATTGCGAGCGCGCTGCAGCGAACCTTTCCCATCGCGATACGAATCAGCGGATTCGAACATGAAGGTGAAAAACTGTTTTCCCGCTTTGGCTTCGATATCGAGGAAATCAACGATCTCGCCGCCGTTCTGGCGACGCTCAGTGCCGACGTGCAACTGGTCGGAGTCCACTTTCATCTCGACGGATATTGTCCGAGGCAGCGAGTATCAGCAATCTGTCAGTGCCTTCCGTTGATCGATCGCCTGCGTGATCTCGGATCTCCGATCGAATTTCTCGATATCGGCGGAGGCTTTCCGATGCGCTACCTCGACTCGGAAGCCGAATGGGACACGTTCTGGGCAACTCACGAAGAGGCAATCCGCGGACGCCGGGAATCTGTCACGTGGCGAAATCACGGGCTGGGGCTACAGGCAATCGATGGCAAGATCGTGGGGAGGTGGAATCTCTATCCGTACTATCAGAAACTGATCCGCGAAGAATGGCTCGACGGCATTCTGGCGAGCGAGATGAGGGCATCGGTAACCATTGCGGACGCGATTCGTCAACGAAAACTTCAATTGCGATGCGAACCGGGGCGCAGCCTGCTCGATGGGGGTGGCATGACAGTCGCCCGGGTTGAGTTCTGTAAGAGGCATCCCAGCGGGGAACATCTCATCGGGCTGGCGATGAATCGCACGCAATGTCGTACGGGGAGTGACGACTTTCTCGTCGATCCGATACTGCTGCGGCAGCCGAACGCCGAGTCCACGAGTCCATGCGAAGGCTATCTCGTGGGAGCCTACTGCACGGAATCGGATTCGATTCTCATGCGACGCTTTCGTTTCCCGAATGGAATCGGGCGGGGCGATCTGATCGTGCTGCCCAACACGGCCGGCTACCTGATGCATTTTTTGGAAAGTCGATCACACCAGTTCGAGCTGGCCAGGAATGTCGTTCTCGAATCCGGTAATCGCTTTTGTCTGGATGCCATCGACGCTCGATAA
- a CDS encoding DUF1559 domain-containing protein codes for MPFKRYGFTLIELLVVIAIIAILVALLLPAVQQAREAARRSSCKNNLKQLALALHNYHDTHSAMPNQSGSSLYAYSALAQLLPFVEQGNLQDLIDFDEPVNTGLPWAPVQNTAIEFVARQPLQVLLCPSDAGNPIWVDNNSDVWAGSNYLLNGGSGRQMNYCSSENDGLFWRGSRTRFRDLTDGTSNTALIAETLFGLRQSDTTSLVDSQRQMARISGGGACTVDADAMLTSAASSTVFEGRRAGAWISSTGYHTLIHGYLTPNSRVPDVTHHGEVLSGPRSLHQGGAQFSLCDGSVRFISENVHGETLRNLFSRNDGEVLGEF; via the coding sequence ATGCCCTTCAAACGTTATGGTTTCACGCTGATCGAGCTATTGGTTGTGATCGCGATCATCGCCATACTAGTCGCGCTTCTCCTGCCGGCGGTTCAGCAGGCACGAGAAGCTGCACGACGATCCAGCTGTAAAAACAACCTCAAGCAGCTCGCGCTGGCTTTGCACAACTATCACGACACGCACTCGGCGATGCCGAATCAGTCCGGAAGTTCACTCTACGCCTATTCGGCCCTCGCTCAGCTGCTGCCGTTTGTGGAACAGGGCAACCTGCAGGACTTGATTGATTTCGACGAACCGGTGAATACGGGGCTCCCGTGGGCTCCGGTTCAGAACACAGCGATCGAATTCGTTGCCCGACAGCCACTGCAGGTGCTGCTCTGCCCGAGTGACGCCGGTAATCCGATCTGGGTGGATAACAATTCCGATGTCTGGGCGGGCAGCAATTACCTGCTCAACGGCGGATCCGGCCGACAGATGAACTATTGCAGCAGCGAGAACGACGGGCTCTTCTGGCGTGGTTCCCGCACCCGCTTCCGGGATCTGACCGACGGGACGAGCAACACGGCTCTGATCGCGGAGACGCTGTTCGGACTCCGTCAGTCCGATACCACGTCGCTGGTCGATTCTCAGCGTCAAATGGCCCGTATCAGCGGCGGCGGAGCCTGCACTGTCGATGCTGATGCGATGCTCACCAGCGCAGCGAGCTCAACCGTCTTCGAAGGACGTCGTGCAGGAGCCTGGATCAGCAGTACGGGATATCACACGCTCATTCACGGCTATCTCACGCCGAACTCACGAGTGCCCGACGTGACCCATCACGGCGAAGTTCTTTCCGGTCCCCGCAGTCTTCATCAGGGAGGAGCGCAGTTCTCATTGTGTGATGGCAGTGTGCGATTCATCAGCGAGAACGTTCACGGCGAGACATTGAGGAATCTTTTCAGTCGCAACGACGGGGAGGTCCTCGGTGAGTTCTAG
- a CDS encoding ABC transporter permease — MTFRSLVWKEILQRPAPTIAALLAVALGVAALVSVQSIASSSEAQVARQMNELGANLLVLPKSADLQDYYAADLHNETLPEEYVTTIILAQAVGVEEMAPKLCLPTSIDDQEVTLTGILPRTEFFQKSSWQSVDLMFQEMEQTELGSKHQNCTGRTCQLTSGDMRDLKSYAKTRVVHDLAPFSILVGADAARELELKEEDEVEILGETFTVAAVLPASGTVDDQRVFAHLHTVQDLSGMGPVVNVIEVMGCCEDVTDGLVAELEELLPDARVITISQLVEAQVSMNRLMSRLSYLLFAILMLVGGASIASVMFANVSERRREFGTLLALGATPGLLQRLVLMKASLIGIVGGAVGLLFGAVLAFVCGPMVVDVPLDLSLQAIGWGLASALVVAMLFSYFPARKAGHLDPSVCFQDL; from the coding sequence ATGACATTCCGATCTCTGGTCTGGAAAGAGATCCTGCAACGGCCCGCGCCCACAATTGCGGCTCTGCTCGCCGTGGCGCTGGGCGTCGCCGCTCTGGTCTCCGTTCAGAGCATTGCGAGTTCGTCGGAAGCCCAGGTGGCTCGGCAGATGAACGAACTGGGGGCTAATCTCCTCGTTCTTCCGAAGTCGGCGGATTTGCAGGACTATTACGCGGCTGATCTCCACAACGAGACTCTGCCCGAAGAGTACGTGACGACCATCATTCTAGCTCAGGCAGTCGGCGTCGAAGAAATGGCGCCCAAGCTCTGTCTACCGACGTCGATTGATGATCAGGAAGTGACACTCACCGGTATTCTGCCGCGGACCGAGTTCTTTCAGAAGTCGTCCTGGCAGAGTGTCGACCTGATGTTCCAGGAGATGGAGCAAACCGAACTGGGAAGTAAGCACCAGAACTGCACGGGGCGGACGTGTCAGTTAACCAGCGGAGATATGCGGGATCTGAAGTCGTACGCGAAGACTCGCGTTGTGCACGACCTTGCTCCGTTCTCGATCCTGGTCGGAGCTGACGCGGCACGCGAGCTTGAACTCAAAGAAGAAGACGAGGTCGAGATTCTTGGCGAGACCTTCACCGTGGCAGCGGTCCTGCCGGCTTCAGGAACGGTGGATGATCAGCGGGTGTTCGCGCATCTACATACCGTGCAGGATCTTTCGGGGATGGGACCGGTCGTCAATGTGATTGAGGTCATGGGCTGCTGTGAAGACGTGACCGATGGACTCGTGGCGGAACTCGAAGAACTGCTGCCGGATGCTCGCGTGATCACGATCTCGCAACTCGTCGAAGCCCAGGTGAGTATGAATCGATTGATGAGCCGACTGTCGTATCTGCTGTTCGCCATTCTGATGCTCGTCGGCGGAGCAAGTATCGCCAGTGTCATGTTCGCCAACGTTTCCGAACGCCGCCGCGAGTTCGGAACGCTGCTGGCACTGGGGGCGACTCCAGGACTGTTGCAGCGACTCGTCCTCATGAAGGCGTCGCTGATCGGTATTGTCGGCGGCGCGGTCGGGCTGCTGTTTGGAGCCGTTCTGGCCTTTGTTTGCGGCCCGATGGTCGTCGACGTTCCGCTTGACCTTTCCCTGCAGGCGATCGGCTGGGGGCTCGCTTCGGCTCTCGTCGTCGCTATGCTGTTCAGCTATTTTCCTGCTCGAAAGGCCGGCCATCTCGATCCTTCCGTCTGCTTTCAGGATCTGTAA
- a CDS encoding ABC transporter ATP-binding protein produces the protein MIQIDSVFKQYQRRGQTVTALHATTLSVEQGEFIAIVGPSGSGKTTLLSMLGGMLAPTSGTVQILGENLYQLGVAARSRFRNEKIGFVFQNFNLVPWLTALENVQLPLTIGRAEASVQRNRALELLERFGLSDRADHKPSELSAGQQQRVALARTLIATPRLILADEPTGNLDPESRAMVMESLRDCQRQFDQTIILVTHDNSIADTAERKLRITAGVLTDERPRLNVASA, from the coding sequence ATGATTCAAATCGATAGCGTCTTCAAACAGTACCAGCGGCGTGGACAGACAGTGACTGCGCTTCACGCCACGACACTGTCGGTAGAGCAGGGCGAGTTCATCGCCATTGTCGGGCCGAGCGGCAGTGGGAAGACAACTTTGCTCTCGATGCTCGGCGGAATGCTTGCTCCGACGTCGGGGACGGTGCAGATTCTGGGCGAGAATCTCTATCAGCTCGGTGTCGCGGCTCGCTCGCGGTTTCGGAATGAGAAGATCGGCTTTGTCTTTCAGAATTTCAACCTGGTTCCCTGGCTGACCGCACTGGAGAACGTTCAACTCCCGTTGACGATCGGCCGGGCGGAGGCGTCCGTCCAGCGGAATCGAGCTCTGGAGTTGTTGGAGCGTTTTGGACTTTCGGATCGAGCCGATCACAAACCGTCGGAACTAAGCGCCGGACAGCAGCAGCGAGTAGCGCTGGCCCGAACTCTGATTGCTACTCCCCGACTCATTCTCGCCGATGAGCCCACCGGCAACCTTGATCCGGAATCGCGGGCGATGGTGATGGAGTCGTTGCGGGATTGTCAGAGGCAGTTCGATCAGACCATCATCCTGGTGACCCACGACAACTCGATCGCCGATACGGCTGAACGTAAACTTCGTATCACCGCTGGAGTGCTCACGGACGAACGTCCTCGCCTGAATGTCGCTTCGGCCTGA